In the genome of Desulfuromonas thiophila, the window GACTTCGCCGCCTATACCAGCATGGCCCTCGGCAGCGCCCTGCTGTTCAACATCCGCCTGACCGACAACTTCAACCGGCCCTATCTGGCCACCTCCATCGCCGACTTCTGGCGGCGCTGGCATATCAGTTTTTCGCGCTTTATCCTCGATTACATCTTCAGACCGCTGCAAATGCACTGGCGCCAGCTGCGCAATGGCGGCACCGCCCTGGCCCTGCTGGTGACCTTCACACTATCGGGGCTATGGCACGGCGCCAGCTGGAACTATATTGCCTGGGGGGTGTCGCACGGCCTGATGCTGGCCGCCTCGGTCTTCTATCGTCCCTGGCAGAAAAAACTGCAACATCTCCTCGGGCTGCATAATGCCCGGTTTTTGCCCCTGTGGCAGCGTTTTGTCACCTTTCATCTGGTCAGCCTGGCCTGGATTCTGTTCCGCAGCGACAGCCCAGAGCAGGCGTGGGACATGCTCCGGGGGATTGCCCGATTGGCACAACAGGGCAGCGCCGGCATTCAGCCGGCAATTCAGCAATGCAGCCAGCTGCTGGCCATGGCCGGCAGCGATAAGGTTCTGCAACCCCTGCTGTTCAGCGTCGCCCTACTTCTCTATACTGGCATCGGCTGGCTACGACCAGCCAATATTCCAAGGCTGCAGCCCCTGCAACGCTGGAGCCTGTATCTGCTACTGCTCGGCGGCATCCTGCTGTTGCGGGTGCCGGCCAACAGTGACTTCATCTACTTCAGGTTCTGATCAACATGTCGACCGCTATCCGATCGGTGCTGGGCAAACTGCTGCTGGCCTGCAGCCTTGGCGGCCTGCTTTACGCCATCCTGCTCCATTGCAGCGATCAGGGACGGCAACGCGACAGCGCCATCTTTCAGCTGGAACAGCTAAAAACCCGTTTGCGGCAACCACACCCCCGACAGAACATCCTGCTGGGTGACAGCCGGGCGCTGGCCGTCAACTTCAGCGGCACCCTGGCCGACGCTCCCGTCAATCTGGCATTTTCCAACAGCGGCGGTCTCTATCCCTATATCTATTGCCTGCAAAACTATCTTGAAAACCACCCGGCGCCACAGCGCATCTACTGGTCATTCATCCCGCTCATGCTCACCGATACCTGGGAGATTTTCAAACAGCCCGCGCCCGTCGGTGTCCCGGAAATCTACCGTGCCGCCCGCCTATACACCTTAAAGAATCTGCTCAATCCGCGTGACTACCCAATCTTTATGCGTTTCCCGGCCAGCAGCCGGGCCATCCTGGCCGCCAAACTGCTGATCGATCCTGAAGCCGCCATCCAGTATCTGGCCAGCGGCGGCCGACCAGCCGACTTCTCCCGCAACTACAATCCGGCCAGCGGAGCCTTGCTGTTCGATCTGGAACGGCAATGGCATTACACCGAAAGCACCTATCTCGAACAAGTACCGTTCGTTCCAGCACAACAGGCCATCGCTTTCTTCGAGCAGTTTCTTGAACTGGCCCGACAGCATCAGATCCAGGTCTGCTGTTTCAACATGCCCATCCCCCGCCCCATTCATGAAAAACGCCAGCAACAAGGATTTTACCGGCGTTATTTCGCAATTCTGGAGGATTTCCGCAGCCGCTTTCCCGAAACCTTTTTTTACAGTGACCTCATTCCCGCCTACGACTGCGACGAATTCAGCGACGGCAGCCACCTCAACAAGGCTGGTGCTGATCATTTCGAACACGAAACCTGGCCGCAACTTGTCAGAAACTTTCCGCAAGGCGAGCGCGGCTGAATACCTCTCTCACAAAAAAACACCCGTGCTGGCACCTCTGGTGCGGTGAGAACAGCTTGCCGGAATCAACGAACGCTTCAACGGTCGCCTAAAAAACACCTATCGAGATGAGATAATAAGCCACGGCATGGAATTGTCTGCCAAGCGACAACCCATCACCGCAGCGGCAAAAACGGTCGCAGTGCCTGCACCAGACGATCGGTACTGCACTGCAGATCGTGTTGTGAAGCGGCCTGCCGTGCCCGCTGACACCAG includes:
- a CDS encoding DUF1574 family protein — its product is MSTAIRSVLGKLLLACSLGGLLYAILLHCSDQGRQRDSAIFQLEQLKTRLRQPHPRQNILLGDSRALAVNFSGTLADAPVNLAFSNSGGLYPYIYCLQNYLENHPAPQRIYWSFIPLMLTDTWEIFKQPAPVGVPEIYRAARLYTLKNLLNPRDYPIFMRFPASSRAILAAKLLIDPEAAIQYLASGGRPADFSRNYNPASGALLFDLERQWHYTESTYLEQVPFVPAQQAIAFFEQFLELARQHQIQVCCFNMPIPRPIHEKRQQQGFYRRYFAILEDFRSRFPETFFYSDLIPAYDCDEFSDGSHLNKAGADHFEHETWPQLVRNFPQGERG
- a CDS encoding MBOAT family O-acyltransferase, translating into MSFTSAEYLLLLATVWLGYQLLPARYRWSLLLVASYLFYAGLQLPYLLALLALVTLVTYGCGRLLTQCRRPASATGVFWLGIGLNLALLVGLKYLPFLSANLTALLRLTSGTELTWHTPVFSAVGISYLVFQAISYLADIRLGVRPAERHLGYFALYMAFFPKLLQGPIERADDLLPQLRQPAIGLSHDNLRHGIVLLLWGMFQKSVLAQRLALWVDSVYAAPQHYQGLTLLLTSYAYAWQIYIDFAAYTSMALGSALLFNIRLTDNFNRPYLATSIADFWRRWHISFSRFILDYIFRPLQMHWRQLRNGGTALALLVTFTLSGLWHGASWNYIAWGVSHGLMLAASVFYRPWQKKLQHLLGLHNARFLPLWQRFVTFHLVSLAWILFRSDSPEQAWDMLRGIARLAQQGSAGIQPAIQQCSQLLAMAGSDKVLQPLLFSVALLLYTGIGWLRPANIPRLQPLQRWSLYLLLLGGILLLRVPANSDFIYFRF